One Haloplanus vescus DNA window includes the following coding sequences:
- the msrB gene encoding peptide-methionine (R)-S-oxide reductase MsrB, with translation MSDDQRTLADLSEDEWRDRLSEDEYNILRERGTEPKFSGDLLDESRDGTFVCAGCGAELFDADTKFGSGTGWPSFYDAREDAVEFETDTRHGMTRTEVNCAACGGHLGHVFEDGPDPTGERYCINSVALDFDPD, from the coding sequence ATGAGCGACGACCAGCGAACGCTCGCGGACCTGTCCGAGGACGAGTGGCGCGACCGACTCTCCGAGGACGAGTACAACATCCTTCGCGAGCGCGGCACCGAACCGAAGTTCAGCGGTGACCTCCTCGACGAATCGCGAGACGGCACCTTCGTCTGTGCCGGCTGTGGCGCCGAACTCTTCGACGCCGACACGAAGTTCGGCTCCGGGACGGGGTGGCCGAGCTTCTACGACGCCCGCGAGGACGCCGTCGAGTTCGAGACGGACACGCGCCACGGGATGACGAGAACGGAGGTTAACTGCGCCGCCTGCGGCGGCCATCTCGGGCACGTCTTCGAGGACGGCCCCGACCCGACCGGCGAGCGCTACTGCATCAACTCCGTCGCGCTCGATTTCGACCCAGACTAG
- a CDS encoding LeuA family protein, whose product MGVSLRDVTIREGAQMPGREYGVDARVEAGEALDRLGVDAIQAGFPVVGETDREAIRQLSESVDADVVGLARARMGDVEAALDADADVIEVIVPTSERQLEHVLGESREAALSMAGEALDRARDGGAAAHLTFVDGFRTPTDRLVDAVAAFPSVPTITVADTVGARTPDRVRSIVSDLCERMDGDRLGVHFHDDLGVAVANTLAAVGAGATTADVSVAALGERAGNAALERVVVADAVDGAGDCAAAVDRAELVPACRAALDALGESVDPRTPVLGDAVTTHESGIHTAAMLDDPGTFEPFDPATFGGERRLVFGAGSGRGSARALLSAVGVDPTEARVATLLDRLAERGPLDAAAATALAESTFETPD is encoded by the coding sequence ATGGGCGTCTCGCTGCGCGACGTGACGATTAGAGAGGGGGCGCAGATGCCCGGCCGCGAGTACGGCGTCGACGCCCGCGTCGAGGCCGGGGAGGCCCTCGACCGCCTCGGCGTCGACGCGATTCAGGCCGGCTTCCCGGTCGTTGGCGAGACGGACCGCGAGGCGATTCGGCAGCTGTCGGAGAGTGTCGACGCCGACGTGGTCGGCCTCGCCCGCGCGAGGATGGGCGACGTGGAGGCGGCCCTCGACGCCGACGCGGACGTCATCGAGGTCATCGTCCCCACCTCGGAGCGACAGCTGGAACACGTCCTCGGGGAGTCGCGGGAGGCGGCGCTGTCGATGGCGGGCGAAGCGCTGGACCGCGCACGCGACGGCGGCGCGGCCGCGCACCTCACCTTCGTCGACGGGTTCCGAACGCCCACGGACAGACTGGTCGACGCCGTCGCGGCGTTCCCGTCGGTGCCGACGATAACCGTCGCGGACACGGTCGGCGCCCGGACGCCGGACCGCGTCCGGAGCATCGTGAGCGACCTGTGTGAACGGATGGACGGCGACCGACTCGGCGTCCACTTCCACGACGACCTGGGCGTCGCGGTGGCGAACACGCTGGCCGCGGTGGGCGCGGGCGCGACGACGGCGGACGTGAGCGTCGCGGCCCTCGGCGAACGCGCGGGCAACGCGGCGCTGGAACGCGTCGTCGTCGCCGACGCGGTGGACGGCGCGGGCGACTGCGCGGCGGCGGTCGACCGGGCCGAACTCGTCCCCGCCTGTCGGGCCGCGCTCGACGCCCTCGGGGAGTCGGTCGACCCCCGAACGCCCGTCCTCGGCGACGCGGTGACGACCCACGAGTCGGGCATCCACACCGCGGCGATGCTCGACGACCCGGGGACGTTCGAACCGTTCGACCCCGCGACGTTCGGGGGCGAGCGCCGCCTAGTGTTCGGCGCCGGGAGCGGGCGGGGGAGCGCACGCGCCCTGCTGTCGGCGGTGGGTGTCGACCCGACCGAAGCGCGCGTGGCCACGCTCCTCGACCGACTGGCGGAGCGAGGACCGCTCGACGCCGCGGCGGCGACGGCGTTGGCGGAGTCGACGTTCGAGACGCCGGACTGA
- a CDS encoding MogA/MoaB family molybdenum cofactor biosynthesis protein, which translates to MSDHHHHDNHDHHHHDDDHDHHHHDVETVGAGIVTVSTSRTLDDDPAGDAIAAAFEAEGHEVAARELVADDYGRVQSTLQDFARREDVDVVVSTGGTGVTPDDVTVEAADPLFDKTLPGFGELFRRLSYDEIGTKVVGTRAVGGVVDGTPVFCLPGSENAATLGAEEVIVPEAGHLSGLAMRDD; encoded by the coding sequence ATGAGTGACCACCACCATCACGACAACCACGATCACCATCATCACGACGACGACCATGACCATCACCACCACGACGTCGAGACGGTCGGGGCGGGCATCGTCACCGTCTCCACGTCGCGGACGCTGGACGACGACCCCGCGGGCGACGCCATCGCCGCCGCGTTCGAGGCCGAGGGCCACGAGGTGGCGGCGCGCGAACTGGTGGCGGACGACTACGGCCGCGTGCAGTCGACGCTCCAGGACTTCGCGCGACGGGAGGACGTGGACGTGGTCGTGAGCACCGGCGGGACGGGCGTCACGCCGGACGACGTGACCGTCGAGGCCGCCGACCCCCTCTTCGACAAGACCCTGCCCGGGTTCGGGGAGCTGTTCCGCCGACTCTCGTACGACGAAATCGGGACGAAGGTGGTCGGCACGCGGGCCGTCGGCGGCGTCGTCGACGGGACGCCGGTGTTCTGCCTGCCGGGGAGCGAGAACGCGGCGACGCTCGGCGCCGAGGAAGTCATCGTCCCCGAGGCGGGCCACCTGTCGGGGCTGGCGATGCGGGACGACTAG
- a CDS encoding DUF5802 family protein, which produces MFEEFSAGYYLGRLYVEPHDGDRAVIHQTDHERMNRRLYADGEGVERLDAPLVMKLDGKHFPVHGREGVPSGTLGLPPSVTDTTLPDRCEVFLAKPDRAAELLRYAGYDEGRAPEAV; this is translated from the coding sequence ATGTTCGAAGAGTTCTCTGCGGGTTACTACCTCGGTCGACTGTACGTCGAACCCCACGACGGCGACCGGGCCGTCATCCACCAGACGGACCACGAACGGATGAACCGCCGGCTCTACGCCGACGGCGAGGGCGTCGAGCGACTTGACGCACCGCTCGTGATGAAACTCGACGGGAAACACTTCCCGGTCCACGGCCGCGAGGGCGTCCCCTCCGGCACGCTGGGCCTCCCCCCGAGCGTCACCGACACGACGCTGCCCGACCGGTGTGAAGTGTTCCTCGCCAAACCGGACCGCGCCGCCGAGCTCCTTCGGTACGCGGGGTACGACGAGGGGCGCGCCCCCGAGGCCGTCTGA
- a CDS encoding fumarylacetoacetate hydrolase family protein translates to MKLARIATSKGILTGEYDDGDVTVEGDTYTVGDDAQLMAPCDPDAIFCTGRNFGAKIEQMGEGDLPDRPDWFIKPPHALHPPEEPIEYPDWVSSFTYAGELAAVIGERCHDLSVDEVDDALRGYTILNDLDAYDQDRRTARKTFDCAAPLGPWIETDPDLDGMAMETVISGEQRQSATTDEMIFSPEEIVAFLSERYTFRPGDVISFGSPANPGLLEPGDTIEITYEGVGTLRNDIVAAGDEP, encoded by the coding sequence ATGAAACTGGCACGCATCGCGACATCGAAGGGGATTCTCACGGGCGAGTACGACGACGGCGACGTGACCGTCGAGGGCGACACCTACACCGTCGGCGACGACGCGCAGTTGATGGCGCCTTGTGACCCCGACGCCATCTTCTGTACCGGCCGGAACTTCGGCGCGAAAATCGAGCAGATGGGCGAGGGTGACCTGCCCGACCGCCCGGACTGGTTCATCAAGCCGCCGCACGCGCTCCACCCGCCCGAGGAGCCCATCGAATACCCCGACTGGGTGAGTTCGTTCACGTACGCGGGCGAACTCGCGGCCGTCATCGGCGAGCGATGTCACGACCTCTCGGTCGACGAGGTGGACGACGCGCTCCGCGGATATACGATTCTGAACGACCTCGACGCGTACGACCAGGACCGCCGGACGGCCCGGAAGACGTTCGACTGCGCGGCGCCGCTCGGTCCATGGATAGAGACGGACCCGGACCTCGACGGGATGGCGATGGAGACGGTCATCTCGGGCGAGCAACGGCAGTCGGCGACGACCGACGAGATGATCTTCTCGCCGGAGGAAATCGTCGCCTTCCTCTCGGAGCGATACACGTTCCGCCCGGGCGACGTGATTTCGTTCGGCAGTCCGGCCAACCCCGGCCTCCTCGAACCGGGCGACACCATCGAGATAACCTACGAGGGCGTCGGCACCCTCCGCAACGACATCGTCGCGGCGGGCGACGAGCCGTAA
- a CDS encoding translation initiation factor IF-2 subunit beta — translation MNYDSALDRAYDTLPERTREAGDRLQVPDPAGETDGAFTRLTNLGDIADALGRDPKHLHRSIQRELGTNGQFDGDRARYNGSFTVDDFDAALDAYVTEFVTCSECGLPDTNLVREDGVDMLRCTACGAFRPVQKRPTQTGSSSGQATLEEGKTYQVQITGTGRKGDGVAEKGKYTIFVPGAQEGQVVEAYIDNISGTLAFAQLA, via the coding sequence ATGAACTACGATTCAGCACTCGACCGAGCGTACGACACGCTCCCGGAGCGAACCCGCGAAGCGGGCGACCGCCTGCAGGTTCCCGACCCCGCCGGCGAAACCGACGGCGCCTTCACGCGCCTGACGAACCTGGGCGACATCGCAGACGCCCTCGGGCGCGACCCGAAACACCTGCACCGCTCCATCCAGCGCGAACTCGGGACGAACGGGCAGTTCGACGGTGACCGCGCCCGCTACAACGGCTCGTTCACGGTCGACGACTTCGACGCCGCCCTCGACGCCTACGTCACCGAGTTCGTCACCTGTTCCGAGTGTGGCCTCCCCGACACCAACCTCGTCCGCGAGGACGGCGTCGACATGCTCCGCTGTACGGCGTGTGGGGCGTTCCGACCCGTCCAGAAGCGACCCACGCAGACCGGCTCCTCGTCGGGGCAGGCGACGCTCGAAGAGGGGAAGACCTACCAGGTGCAGATTACGGGCACCGGCCGCAAGGGCGACGGCGTCGCGGAGAAGGGAAAGTACACCATCTTCGTCCCCGGCGCACAGGAGGGGCAGGTCGTCGAGGCGTACATCGACAACATCAGCGGGACGCTCGCGTTCGCGCAGTTGGCCTAG
- a CDS encoding UbiA family prenyltransferase has translation MAIARHGTGPRAALGAVASQVHPVFMAPPLAASGFGAVLGGFGRPRLAFLHLAVAFCALYTAHVKDGLVDFYRRDEDDDHPLTRQGCRVAIAASTTCFFLGLAALAVLVDPIAALLALPGWVVAVCHAPQLDTNPLGATLGYPVGIGVALLGGYYVQMRALSTAAVAFAAVFVVVLAGIKVVDDATDHDYDRSIGKRTVAVVLGRRDARRLAGGLMGAGMAAVAALAVTGVVPRGSALAVVPFLAVAVVARRADAGLATKLLVRASYLFFALLVLAVWLRPLAGHALPDVTLLGPYTYLATEVLWGAAALFLVVRADALRAAARTTAVLYPFAYVWDWYTLSVGVFAIPMRTGVELLGVPLEEHLFMLVVPTMVVGVHETLRKSGPWIGE, from the coding sequence ATGGCTATCGCCCGTCACGGCACCGGGCCGCGTGCGGCCCTCGGCGCCGTCGCCTCGCAGGTCCACCCGGTGTTCATGGCGCCGCCGCTGGCCGCGTCGGGATTCGGCGCCGTCCTCGGCGGGTTCGGGCGCCCGCGACTCGCGTTCCTCCACCTCGCCGTCGCCTTCTGTGCCCTCTACACCGCTCACGTCAAGGACGGCCTCGTCGACTTCTATCGGCGCGACGAGGACGACGACCACCCGCTGACGCGGCAGGGCTGTCGCGTCGCCATCGCCGCCTCGACGACGTGCTTTTTCCTCGGCCTCGCCGCCCTCGCCGTCCTCGTCGACCCGATTGCCGCCCTCCTCGCGCTCCCGGGGTGGGTGGTGGCCGTCTGTCACGCCCCGCAGCTCGACACCAATCCGCTGGGGGCGACGCTCGGCTACCCCGTCGGCATCGGCGTCGCCCTCCTCGGCGGCTACTACGTGCAGATGCGGGCGCTCTCGACGGCTGCCGTCGCCTTCGCCGCCGTCTTCGTCGTCGTCCTCGCGGGCATCAAAGTCGTCGACGACGCCACCGACCACGACTACGACCGCTCCATCGGGAAACGGACCGTGGCCGTCGTCCTCGGGCGCCGCGACGCGCGCCGCCTCGCCGGTGGCCTGATGGGTGCGGGGATGGCCGCCGTCGCCGCCCTCGCCGTCACCGGCGTCGTCCCGCGCGGGTCGGCGCTCGCCGTGGTCCCGTTCCTCGCCGTCGCCGTCGTCGCCCGCCGGGCCGACGCCGGCCTCGCGACCAAGCTCCTCGTCCGCGCCTCGTATCTCTTCTTCGCGTTACTCGTCCTCGCCGTCTGGCTCCGACCGCTCGCGGGCCACGCTCTGCCGGACGTGACCCTTCTCGGCCCGTACACCTACCTCGCGACAGAGGTGCTGTGGGGCGCGGCGGCGCTGTTCCTCGTCGTCCGCGCCGACGCCCTGCGGGCCGCCGCGCGAACGACGGCGGTGCTCTACCCCTTCGCGTACGTCTGGGACTGGTACACCCTCTCCGTGGGCGTCTTCGCCATTCCGATGCGGACGGGCGTCGAACTGCTGGGGGTTCCGCTCGAAGAACACCTGTTCATGCTCGTGGTGCCGACGATGGTCGTCGGCGTTCACGAGACGCTTCGAAAATCCGGGCCGTGGATAGGAGAGTAA
- a CDS encoding CaiB/BaiF CoA transferase family protein → MTARERQGPLDGLRVVDCSGMIAGGFATTQLADFGADVIKVEHPEGGDPLREWPPYDEGTSLWWKSIGRNKRCVTLDLSTAEGSALLLDLIADADVLFENFRPGTMEQWGLGPEDLHEENPGLIVVRQSGYGQTGPKSDKPGFGTVAEGITNWAHVNGFPDSKPLLPPISLADLTAANFAVQGVMFAIFERDIGRGGGSGEGQVIDMSLYEPLFRLFLSEVEAYDRLGEVRERIGNHHENAAPRNVYETEDGYMTLSASAQSIFENVADAVGRPDIVDDPRFADNERRVEHADELDEIIEAWTRERTTEEAIAAMEDADAIVGPVYDMADIFEDEQYAARDNIVEVEDEDLGSLKTAAPVPRFTRTPGAVDHAGPRHGQHNDEVFREELGLDAAAYERLREEGVI, encoded by the coding sequence ATGACCGCACGCGAACGACAGGGACCGCTCGACGGCCTGCGCGTCGTCGACTGCTCCGGCATGATAGCCGGCGGGTTCGCGACGACGCAACTCGCCGACTTCGGCGCCGACGTCATCAAGGTCGAACACCCCGAGGGGGGCGACCCGCTCCGAGAGTGGCCGCCCTACGACGAGGGAACCTCGCTCTGGTGGAAGTCCATCGGACGCAACAAGCGCTGTGTGACGCTCGATTTGAGCACGGCGGAGGGGAGCGCGCTCCTCCTCGACCTGATTGCCGACGCCGACGTACTCTTCGAGAACTTCCGACCGGGGACGATGGAGCAGTGGGGCCTCGGCCCCGAGGACCTGCACGAGGAGAATCCGGGACTTATCGTCGTCCGGCAGTCGGGCTACGGGCAGACGGGACCGAAGTCGGACAAGCCGGGCTTTGGCACCGTCGCGGAGGGCATCACGAACTGGGCGCACGTCAACGGCTTCCCGGACAGCAAGCCCCTGCTCCCGCCAATCAGCCTCGCGGACCTGACGGCCGCGAACTTCGCCGTGCAGGGGGTCATGTTCGCAATCTTCGAGCGCGATATCGGGCGAGGGGGCGGCAGCGGCGAGGGACAGGTCATCGACATGAGCCTCTACGAACCACTCTTCCGACTCTTCCTCTCGGAGGTGGAGGCGTACGACCGCCTCGGCGAGGTGCGGGAGCGCATCGGCAACCACCACGAGAACGCGGCGCCGCGGAACGTCTACGAAACCGAGGACGGCTACATGACGCTCTCGGCGTCCGCCCAGTCCATCTTCGAGAACGTCGCCGACGCCGTCGGACGCCCCGACATCGTCGACGACCCGCGCTTCGCCGACAACGAGCGTCGGGTCGAACACGCCGACGAACTCGACGAGATAATCGAAGCGTGGACGCGGGAGCGAACGACTGAGGAAGCCATCGCGGCGATGGAGGACGCGGACGCCATCGTCGGCCCCGTCTACGACATGGCCGACATCTTCGAGGACGAGCAGTACGCGGCGCGGGACAACATCGTCGAAGTCGAGGACGAGGACCTCGGGAGCCTCAAGACGGCGGCGCCGGTGCCGCGGTTCACGCGCACGCCGGGCGCCGTCGACCACGCCGGCCCCCGCCACGGCCAGCACAACGACGAGGTGTTCCGCGAGGAGCTCGGCCTCGACGCCGCGGCGTACGAGCGACTGCGCGAGGAGGGCGTCATCTGA
- a CDS encoding universal stress protein: MYDDILLPTDGSESMDAVIDHAADIAARRDATVHALYVVDDRSFLTLQEGMKSDVVAGLREEGEAATTEVASRLEREGVTVRTAIRKGNPADEVLDYIGEAGIDLVVMGTHGAEYERNMLGSVSQKVVTMSDVPVLTVNIT; encoded by the coding sequence ATGTACGACGACATTCTGCTCCCGACGGACGGGAGCGAATCGATGGACGCGGTGATCGACCACGCAGCAGACATCGCCGCGCGCCGCGACGCCACGGTCCACGCCCTGTACGTCGTCGACGACCGCTCGTTCCTGACGCTACAGGAGGGCATGAAATCCGACGTGGTCGCCGGCCTCCGCGAGGAAGGAGAAGCGGCGACGACCGAGGTGGCCAGCCGCCTCGAACGCGAGGGCGTCACCGTCCGCACCGCCATCCGGAAAGGCAACCCCGCCGACGAAGTGCTCGACTACATCGGCGAAGCGGGCATCGACCTCGTCGTCATGGGAACTCACGGCGCCGAGTACGAGCGAAACATGCTCGGGAGCGTCTCGCAGAAGGTCGTGACCATGTCTGACGTGCCGGTGCTGACGGTCAACATCACCTAG
- a CDS encoding DUF7385 family protein: protein MADGERLDLSDGFDVHDYRAGLKLQRQDGSSMYLSNRSDYVCPVCDQPFDRLFVSTDEQVSFTNPPDAPFCLARTAERILLLTH, encoded by the coding sequence ATGGCCGACGGGGAACGGCTCGACCTCTCGGACGGGTTCGACGTCCACGACTACCGCGCGGGGCTGAAACTCCAGCGACAGGACGGCTCGTCGATGTACCTATCGAACCGCTCGGACTACGTCTGTCCGGTCTGTGACCAGCCGTTCGACCGCCTGTTCGTCTCGACGGACGAGCAAGTGAGTTTCACAAACCCGCCGGACGCGCCGTTCTGTCTCGCGCGGACGGCGGAGCGAATCCTGTTGCTGACTCACTGA
- a CDS encoding lamin tail domain-containing protein: MLSLASLALVVALVLAASAYAVVRFDALDRRVALVVVAAALVTGGVAAQVAPSDSPADVERTVSAASDEATPERLAAEQAEAPTASHEVSNGTNATVVGVGDGGRVTYRMDGETRTVRLAGVDVPSAGGADPALFDGVVTGSRGRACLAREGRRALLDTRAQLVDESVSVRTGEDGAVLVADGRSVNRRLVERGNARATTRTYADAERSARSAHIGVWSCSVVEPSRPLREANASNVRIDAIHPNPPGDDAASLNDEYVVIENAGSRTVDLSDWYLIVGDDEMHFFFDGQTLRPGEEIVLRMGSGRNTEGTVYWGASSPVLDNDHETLKLVDGDTDRTVRVSY, from the coding sequence ATGCTCTCGCTCGCTTCACTCGCGCTCGTCGTCGCACTCGTACTCGCCGCCAGCGCCTACGCTGTCGTCCGATTCGACGCCCTGGACCGTCGAGTCGCGCTCGTCGTCGTTGCGGCGGCGCTGGTCACGGGCGGGGTGGCGGCGCAGGTGGCGCCCAGCGACTCGCCGGCAGATGTCGAACGAACGGTGTCAGCGGCGAGCGACGAGGCGACGCCCGAGCGACTGGCGGCGGAACAGGCCGAAGCGCCGACGGCGAGTCACGAGGTGTCGAACGGGACGAACGCGACAGTCGTCGGCGTCGGCGACGGCGGACGGGTCACGTACCGGATGGACGGCGAGACGCGGACGGTCCGACTCGCCGGAGTCGACGTGCCGAGCGCTGGCGGGGCCGACCCGGCCCTCTTCGACGGCGTGGTGACCGGGAGTCGAGGCCGGGCGTGTCTCGCCCGTGAGGGCCGACGGGCGCTACTCGACACCCGAGCACAGCTGGTCGACGAGTCGGTGTCGGTCCGGACGGGCGAGGACGGCGCCGTCCTCGTCGCCGACGGGCGGTCGGTCAACCGGCGACTGGTCGAACGCGGGAACGCCCGAGCGACGACCCGGACCTACGCTGACGCAGAGCGGAGCGCCCGGAGCGCCCACATCGGAGTCTGGTCCTGTTCGGTCGTCGAACCCTCGCGGCCGCTTCGCGAGGCGAACGCCTCGAACGTCCGTATCGACGCAATCCATCCGAATCCGCCGGGCGACGACGCGGCGTCACTCAACGACGAGTACGTGGTCATCGAGAACGCCGGCAGTCGAACCGTCGACCTCTCGGACTGGTATCTCATCGTCGGCGACGACGAGATGCACTTCTTCTTCGACGGACAGACGCTCCGACCGGGCGAGGAAATCGTCCTGCGAATGGGGTCGGGACGAAACACCGAGGGCACGGTGTACTGGGGGGCCTCGTCACCGGTCCTCGATAACGACCACGAGACGTTGAAACTCGTCGACGGTGATACCGACCGAACGGTCCGGGTGTCGTACTGA
- a CDS encoding HAD family hydrolase translates to MTYEAVLFDNDGVLVEPVGRSVLRRATWEAFDALGVSDPDPDDVDRLSIGVTPDVLADVCDDYGLAPERFWRARDYHSSHAQRAELRAGRAALYDDFDAVRDIDAPRGIVSSNQQDTVEFMHDFFATRDLFQTAYGRTPTLQSLARKKPDPHYLHRALADLDVESALFVGDSESDLLAARNAGLDAAFIRRPHRESYDPSVTPTYELDGLADLLALDRVPVRGR, encoded by the coding sequence ATGACCTACGAGGCGGTCCTGTTCGACAACGACGGCGTCCTCGTCGAACCGGTCGGCCGGTCGGTGCTCCGGCGCGCGACGTGGGAGGCCTTCGACGCACTCGGCGTCTCTGACCCGGACCCGGACGACGTCGACCGCCTCTCCATCGGCGTGACGCCCGACGTACTCGCCGACGTGTGTGACGACTACGGCCTCGCCCCCGAACGCTTCTGGCGCGCCCGCGACTACCACTCCTCGCACGCTCAGCGGGCCGAACTCCGCGCCGGCCGGGCCGCCCTCTACGACGACTTCGACGCCGTCCGCGACATCGACGCCCCGCGCGGCATCGTCAGTTCGAACCAGCAAGACACCGTCGAGTTCATGCACGACTTCTTCGCGACGCGCGACCTCTTCCAGACCGCCTACGGGCGGACGCCGACGCTCCAGAGTCTCGCCCGGAAGAAGCCCGACCCCCACTATCTCCACCGCGCCCTCGCCGACCTCGACGTCGAATCTGCGCTCTTCGTCGGCGACAGCGAATCTGACCTGCTGGCCGCCCGGAACGCCGGTCTCGACGCCGCGTTCATCCGACGCCCCCACCGCGAGTCCTACGACCCCTCGGTCACGCCGACGTACGAACTCGACGGCCTGGCCGACCTCCTCGCCCTCGACCGCGTGCCCGTCCGCGGGCGGTAG
- the ilvD gene encoding dihydroxy-acid dehydratase yields MSQQEPERSEAESDDPYAGSKDPELRSREVTEGRDRAPHRSMFRAMGFDDDDLESPMVGVPNPAADITPCNVHLDDVASAAIEGIDDAGGMPIEFGTITISDAISMGTEGMKSSLISREVIADSVELVSFGERMDALVTIGGCDKNMPGMMMAAIRTDLPSVFLYGGSIMPGEHDGREVTIQNVFEGVGAVADGDMSDDELDTLERNACPGAGSCGGMFTANTMASISEAIGFAPLGSASPPAEDEARYDVARETGKLVLDVVEEQRTPSDFLSAKSFENAIALQVAVGGSTNAVLHLLAMAAEADVDLDIEDFNRISARTPKIANLQPGGERVMNDLHEVGGVPVILRELLEADLLHGDALTVTGETMAEAVERYDPPAIADLDADFLHTVDDPIHERGAIRILTGNLAPEGAVIKITGEDHLHHEGPVQVFEEEKNAMEYVQEGHVESGDVICIRNEGPRGGPGMREMLGVTSAVAGQGHAEDVALFTDGRFSGATRGFSIGHVAPEAFVGGPIAALEDGDVVTIDIDNLELSVDLSDEELEARLEDYEVEPTYTSGVLAKYGAMFDSAANGAVTDPGSKQN; encoded by the coding sequence ATGAGTCAGCAGGAACCAGAGCGCTCGGAGGCCGAGTCCGACGACCCCTACGCCGGGAGCAAGGACCCGGAGCTCCGAAGCCGCGAAGTGACGGAGGGGCGCGACCGAGCGCCACACCGGTCGATGTTCCGCGCGATGGGCTTCGACGACGACGACCTCGAATCGCCCATGGTCGGCGTGCCGAACCCGGCCGCCGACATCACGCCGTGTAACGTCCACCTCGACGACGTGGCCAGCGCGGCCATCGAGGGTATCGACGACGCGGGCGGGATGCCCATCGAGTTCGGCACCATCACCATCTCCGACGCCATCTCGATGGGGACCGAGGGGATGAAATCCTCGCTCATCTCCCGAGAGGTCATCGCAGATTCGGTTGAACTCGTCTCCTTCGGCGAGCGCATGGACGCCCTCGTCACCATCGGTGGCTGTGACAAGAACATGCCCGGGATGATGATGGCCGCCATCCGCACCGACCTGCCCTCCGTCTTCCTCTACGGTGGCTCGATTATGCCCGGCGAACACGACGGGCGCGAGGTCACCATCCAGAACGTCTTCGAGGGCGTCGGCGCCGTCGCCGACGGCGACATGTCCGACGACGAACTCGACACGCTGGAGCGAAACGCCTGCCCCGGCGCGGGATCGTGTGGCGGGATGTTCACCGCCAACACGATGGCCTCCATCAGCGAGGCCATCGGCTTCGCACCGCTCGGCTCCGCCTCCCCGCCCGCGGAGGACGAGGCGCGCTACGACGTGGCTCGCGAGACGGGTAAACTCGTCCTCGACGTGGTCGAAGAGCAGCGCACCCCCTCTGATTTCCTCTCTGCCAAATCCTTCGAGAACGCCATCGCCCTGCAGGTCGCAGTCGGTGGCTCGACCAACGCCGTCCTCCACTTGCTCGCGATGGCCGCCGAGGCGGACGTCGACCTCGATATCGAGGACTTCAACCGCATCAGCGCCCGCACGCCCAAAATCGCCAACCTCCAGCCCGGCGGCGAACGAGTGATGAACGACCTGCACGAGGTGGGCGGCGTGCCGGTCATCCTGCGCGAACTGCTCGAAGCCGACCTGCTCCACGGCGACGCCCTCACCGTGACGGGCGAGACGATGGCCGAAGCGGTCGAACGCTACGACCCGCCCGCCATCGCGGACCTTGACGCCGACTTCCTCCACACCGTCGACGACCCGATTCACGAACGCGGCGCCATCCGCATCCTCACCGGCAACCTCGCCCCCGAGGGCGCGGTCATCAAGATTACCGGCGAGGACCACCTCCACCACGAGGGGCCGGTGCAGGTGTTCGAGGAGGAGAAAAACGCGATGGAGTACGTCCAAGAGGGCCACGTCGAGTCCGGGGACGTCATCTGCATCCGCAACGAGGGGCCGCGCGGCGGTCCCGGCATGCGCGAGATGCTCGGCGTCACCTCCGCCGTCGCGGGACAGGGCCACGCCGAGGACGTGGCGCTCTTTACCGACGGTCGCTTCTCGGGCGCGACGCGTGGCTTCTCCATCGGCCACGTCGCCCCGGAGGCGTTCGTCGGCGGTCCCATCGCCGCACTCGAAGACGGCGACGTGGTCACCATCGACATCGACAACCTCGAACTCTCCGTGGACCTGAGCGACGAGGAACTCGAAGCGCGACTGGAGGACTACGAGGTCGAACCGACCTACACCTCCGGCGTGCTGGCGAAGTACGGCGCGATGTTCGACTCGGCGGCCAACGGCGCGGTGACGGACCCCGGGTCAAAGCAGAACTAG